In a genomic window of Acidimicrobiales bacterium:
- a CDS encoding zinc metalloprotease HtpX codes for MSRNTIKTTFLLTLLGAVLIAIGGAIGGRGGLVIGLAFALLFTGGSYWFSDRIAIRAARAVPVSEEQMPDYYAVVRDLTTRAGMPMPRLYVTPDAQPNAFATGRNPEHAAVAVTQGILQICNWDEMSGVLAHEISHVGNRDILISSVAATIAMAITMLSRMAAWGGLFFGGRDNEGENIFEILALVILAPLAAVMLQLALSRSREFEADRSGARLIGDGEPLARALSKLDTASKQIPMPLARREMAPLYIVSPLAGMNVSFKSLFSDHPPTDERIRRLRAREWAN; via the coding sequence ATGAGTCGCAACACCATCAAGACGACTTTCCTGCTGACCCTTCTCGGGGCGGTGCTCATCGCCATCGGGGGAGCCATCGGCGGGCGTGGGGGCCTCGTCATCGGACTCGCCTTCGCGCTCTTGTTCACTGGAGGCTCCTACTGGTTCTCCGACCGGATCGCGATCCGCGCCGCCCGAGCGGTGCCGGTGTCGGAGGAGCAGATGCCCGACTACTACGCGGTCGTGCGCGACCTGACCACGCGGGCGGGCATGCCGATGCCGCGCCTGTACGTGACACCCGATGCCCAGCCGAACGCGTTCGCCACCGGCCGGAACCCGGAGCACGCGGCGGTCGCCGTCACACAAGGCATCCTGCAGATCTGCAACTGGGACGAGATGAGCGGCGTGCTCGCGCACGAGATCTCACACGTCGGCAACCGCGACATCCTGATCTCGTCCGTCGCGGCGACCATCGCCATGGCCATCACGATGCTGTCGAGGATGGCGGCGTGGGGCGGCCTCTTCTTCGGCGGCCGCGACAACGAGGGCGAGAACATCTTCGAGATCCTCGCCCTGGTCATACTCGCCCCGCTGGCGGCGGTCATGCTGCAGTTGGCGCTGTCGAGGAGCCGGGAGTTCGAAGCGGACCGCTCCGGCGCTCGGCTGATCGGCGACGGCGAGCCGCTGGCCCGGGCTCTCTCGAAGCTCGACACGGCGTCAAAACAGATCCCGATGCCGCTCGCCCGCCGGGAGATGGCACCCCTCTACATCGTGAGCCCGCTGGCGGGGATGAACGTCTCGTTCAAGAGCCTCTTCTCGGACC
- a CDS encoding SAM-dependent methyltransferase, with protein MQPSHATPGSGVAAAPGGLAERARRLGPLPYSALGMRPEPADLPSPSEVAVWESSLVDRLWEAAGRPDPFTVVQVAAGEGAVAAEMLTRGSRPACSTALRLVLVEGDPALRERHAGRLPVEAPSLILGPVAPGSDPDEDPAPVSGIGPIVTSLGELPVVRGWCLIVAVGWLSRFAYDLFEWRDGRWYELRLAAVADSGPGLEAIGVELDRDRTSRLDGLVPEQARVYGGRYGVRDGAAEWVRSALGAGESGWVVAADRWAQNTGPVPGGEVPVALDQLAAVRRPEAYALDGPGGFGVVRWRIG; from the coding sequence GTGCAGCCCTCGCACGCAACGCCCGGATCCGGCGTAGCAGCCGCCCCGGGAGGGCTCGCGGAGCGGGCGCGCAGGCTCGGCCCGCTGCCGTACTCCGCTCTCGGGATGCGCCCGGAGCCGGCGGATCTCCCCTCGCCGAGCGAGGTTGCGGTCTGGGAATCCTCGCTGGTCGACCGGCTCTGGGAGGCCGCTGGCCGTCCTGACCCCTTCACCGTCGTCCAGGTCGCCGCCGGCGAGGGGGCTGTCGCTGCGGAGATGCTTACCAGGGGGTCCCGCCCGGCGTGCTCGACGGCGTTGCGCCTCGTCCTGGTCGAAGGCGACCCCGCCCTGCGGGAACGCCACGCCGGCCGCCTGCCGGTTGAGGCGCCCTCGCTGATCCTCGGCCCCGTGGCTCCCGGGTCGGACCCCGACGAGGACCCGGCCCCGGTCTCGGGCATCGGCCCGATCGTCACCTCGCTGGGGGAGCTTCCGGTCGTCCGGGGATGGTGCCTGATCGTCGCCGTGGGCTGGTTGTCGCGCTTCGCCTACGACCTGTTCGAGTGGCGAGACGGCCGGTGGTACGAGTTGCGGCTCGCAGCGGTGGCAGATTCGGGGCCCGGCCTCGAGGCGATCGGCGTCGAGTTGGATCGGGACAGGACATCGCGGCTCGACGGGTTGGTCCCAGAGCAGGCTCGCGTGTACGGCGGGCGTTACGGCGTCCGAGACGGCGCCGCTGAGTGGGTTCGCAGCGCGCTTGGTGCCGGCGAGTCGGGTTGGGTGGTCGCCGCAGACCGCTGGGCGCAGAACACGGGGCCGGTCCCCGGTGGCGAGGTCCCCGTCGCGCTGGATCAGCTGGCGGCCGTCCGCCGTCCCGAGGCATACGCGCTGGACGGGCCAGGTGGGTTCGGAGTGGTCCGCTGGCGCATAGGTTGA